A genomic region of Phragmites australis chromosome 2, lpPhrAust1.1, whole genome shotgun sequence contains the following coding sequences:
- the LOC133909603 gene encoding uncharacterized protein LOC133909603 isoform X3, with amino-acid sequence MAAPAAEGAAAVALRAVLARAGRAAERSGRAAEAARVVAVGKTKPMSMLRQLYDAGHRCFGENYVQEIITKAPQLPEDVRWHFIGHLQSNKVKPLLTKSGIDPSKCVELAKHVKLACPHLIFSGLMTIGMKDYSSTPENFKALVGCKIEVCKALGIPTEQFELSMGMSGDFELAIEMGSTNVRIGSTIFGPREYPNKKQNQ; translated from the exons atgGCAGCGCCAGCGGCGGAGGGGGCGGCTGCGGTGGCGCTGCGGGCAGTGCTGGCGCGTGCGGGGAGGGCGGCGGAGCGGTCGGGGCGCGCAGCGGAGGCGGCGCGGGTGGTGGCGGTTGGGAAGACCAAGCCCATGTCGATGCTGCGGCAGCTCTACGACGCCGGGCATCGCTGCTTCGGCGAGAACTACGTCCAGGAAATCATCACCAAGGCCCCGCAG CTTCCGGAAGATGTCAGGTGGCATTTCATTGGGCATTTGCAGAGCAACAAAGTGAAACCACTATTAA CAAAATCTGGCATTGATCCCTCCAAATGTGTCGAGCTTGCTAAGCATGTGAAACTAGCATGCCCACATCTAATATTTTCAGGTCTGATGACAATAGGAATGAAAGACTACTCCTCAACACCAGAAAATTTTAAG GCACTGGTAGGTTGTAAGATTGAAGTTTGCAAGGCCCTTGGGATACCAACTGAACAGTTTGAACTCTCCATGGGAATGTCCGGTGACTTTGAGCTAGCT ATAGAGATGGGCAGCACGAATGTGAGGATTGGATCAACTATTTTTGGACCAAGAGAGTATCCAAACAAAAAGCAGAACCAGTGA
- the LOC133909603 gene encoding uncharacterized protein LOC133909603 isoform X2 codes for MAAPAAEGAAAVALRAVLARAGRAAERSGRAAEAARVVAVGKTKPMSMLRQLYDAGHRCFGENYVQEIITKAPQLPEDVRWHFIGHLQSNKVKPLLTAVPNLDMVEGVDNEKIANHLDRAVNNLGREPLKVLVQVNTSGEECLMTIGMKDYSSTPENFKALVGCKIEVCKALGIPTEQFELSMGMSGDFELAIEMGSTNVRIGSTIFGPREYPNKKQNQ; via the exons atgGCAGCGCCAGCGGCGGAGGGGGCGGCTGCGGTGGCGCTGCGGGCAGTGCTGGCGCGTGCGGGGAGGGCGGCGGAGCGGTCGGGGCGCGCAGCGGAGGCGGCGCGGGTGGTGGCGGTTGGGAAGACCAAGCCCATGTCGATGCTGCGGCAGCTCTACGACGCCGGGCATCGCTGCTTCGGCGAGAACTACGTCCAGGAAATCATCACCAAGGCCCCGCAG CTTCCGGAAGATGTCAGGTGGCATTTCATTGGGCATTTGCAGAGCAACAAAGTGAAACCACTATTAA CTGCTGTCCCAAATCTTGATATGGTTGAGGGTGTAGATAATGAAAAG ATTGCTAATCACCTTGACCGTGCTGTAAATAACTTAGGAAGGGAGCCCTTGAAAGTTTTGGTTCAAGTGAACACTAGTGGAGAAGAAT GTCTGATGACAATAGGAATGAAAGACTACTCCTCAACACCAGAAAATTTTAAG GCACTGGTAGGTTGTAAGATTGAAGTTTGCAAGGCCCTTGGGATACCAACTGAACAGTTTGAACTCTCCATGGGAATGTCCGGTGACTTTGAGCTAGCT ATAGAGATGGGCAGCACGAATGTGAGGATTGGATCAACTATTTTTGGACCAAGAGAGTATCCAAACAAAAAGCAGAACCAGTGA
- the LOC133909603 gene encoding uncharacterized protein LOC133909603 isoform X1 encodes MAAPAAEGAAAVALRAVLARAGRAAERSGRAAEAARVVAVGKTKPMSMLRQLYDAGHRCFGENYVQEIITKAPQLPEDVRWHFIGHLQSNKVKPLLTAVPNLDMVEGVDNEKIANHLDRAVNNLGREPLKVLVQVNTSGEESKSGIDPSKCVELAKHVKLACPHLIFSGLMTIGMKDYSSTPENFKALVGCKIEVCKALGIPTEQFELSMGMSGDFELAIEMGSTNVRIGSTIFGPREYPNKKQNQ; translated from the exons atgGCAGCGCCAGCGGCGGAGGGGGCGGCTGCGGTGGCGCTGCGGGCAGTGCTGGCGCGTGCGGGGAGGGCGGCGGAGCGGTCGGGGCGCGCAGCGGAGGCGGCGCGGGTGGTGGCGGTTGGGAAGACCAAGCCCATGTCGATGCTGCGGCAGCTCTACGACGCCGGGCATCGCTGCTTCGGCGAGAACTACGTCCAGGAAATCATCACCAAGGCCCCGCAG CTTCCGGAAGATGTCAGGTGGCATTTCATTGGGCATTTGCAGAGCAACAAAGTGAAACCACTATTAA CTGCTGTCCCAAATCTTGATATGGTTGAGGGTGTAGATAATGAAAAG ATTGCTAATCACCTTGACCGTGCTGTAAATAACTTAGGAAGGGAGCCCTTGAAAGTTTTGGTTCAAGTGAACACTAGTGGAGAAGAAT CAAAATCTGGCATTGATCCCTCCAAATGTGTCGAGCTTGCTAAGCATGTGAAACTAGCATGCCCACATCTAATATTTTCAGGTCTGATGACAATAGGAATGAAAGACTACTCCTCAACACCAGAAAATTTTAAG GCACTGGTAGGTTGTAAGATTGAAGTTTGCAAGGCCCTTGGGATACCAACTGAACAGTTTGAACTCTCCATGGGAATGTCCGGTGACTTTGAGCTAGCT ATAGAGATGGGCAGCACGAATGTGAGGATTGGATCAACTATTTTTGGACCAAGAGAGTATCCAAACAAAAAGCAGAACCAGTGA